AAGTTGCTCAAGGGGCACGTTTTGGGATTGGCGCGTGGCCACGTCACCACCTGGAAGCGGAGGCTTGTTGTTCACTCGGCGCCCTTCGTTGATGGTCAGCAGACCGGTATCGACCAAAGTCTTCATGTAGTTCGCTCGGGCCGTCGAATCACCGCTAAGCAGCCCGTCGCGGTTGTGCTCGGCGTGGACCTTGCCCAGATCCGCAGGCTTCACCAGCCAGCGCAGGATGCTCGTCTCCCATATTTCGAGGTATGGGTCCAAGGTGTACTGCAGAAAGCCCAGGTTTTGCTGCTCGATGCCCGAACCCCAACTGGTAGATTTTTCGACATCACCCACCAGGTGCGGTGGCACACCGAAGAACCGCGCCAGCTCGCTGACTTGAAACTTCCGCGCGGCCATCGTCTCCGCATCCTGGGGACTTACGCCAATCGGTTGAGTGGTGAAGCCGGCCTCGATGATCCACAGCCGTTTCTTGACGGGACCGCCTGAGATTTCCTTGAAATTCTCCTCTACCTGATCGCGCTGGACCTTGTTAAGTGTCTTCTCGCCGGTGGACATGATTTGCGGCGACTTCGCACCGTTGGCATAGAAGTCGCGCTGCTGATCTTCCATTGCCACCGCTACGCCTGCGGTCTTGGCTCCGAAAGCAATCGGCGAGAGGCCGACTAAGCCATTGAAGCCAAAACCCTTCAGGTGAAAGATTTCGCTCTGCTTGAACTCCGCGTATTCAGTGTCACGTCGATATTTGTAAATCACCCGTTTGCCTTCCATGCGGACGTCCATGTTCACCGACATCATCGGAATCAGGCTGATCACATCGC
The nucleotide sequence above comes from Pseudomonas lutea. Encoded proteins:
- a CDS encoding phage portal protein yields the protein MADTDYSIDLRTRSPFWARMASYFVGGRLTTPEKGSQTGPISASGVVGDSVVNDERSLQISTVFACVRLISSVTACMPLDVFETRGDDRIKAPLTHPLARLLRYMPNQYMTAFDFRVAMTMQLCFYGNAYALIERNVAGDVISLIPMMSVNMDVRMEGKRVIYKYRRDTEYAEFKQSEIFHLKGFGFNGLVGLSPIAFGAKTAGVAVAMEDQQRDFYANGAKSPQIMSTGEKTLNKVQRDQVEENFKEISGGPVKKRLWIIEAGFTTQPIGVSPQDAETMAARKFQVSELARFFGVPPHLVGDVEKSTSWGSGIEQQNLGFLQYTLDPYLEIWETSILRWLVKPADLGKVHAEHNRDGLLSGDSTARANYMKTLVDTGLLTINEGRRVNNKPPLPGGDVATRQSQNVPLEQLGKTNPAPGGV